Proteins encoded in a region of the Loxodonta africana isolate mLoxAfr1 chromosome 22, mLoxAfr1.hap2, whole genome shotgun sequence genome:
- the FAM107A gene encoding actin-associated protein FAM107A isoform X2 encodes MHSEIQRERAEIGGMMARPEYREWNPELIKPKKLLNPVKASRSHQELHRELLANHRRGLGVDSKPELQRVLEHRRRNQLIKKKKEELEAKRLQCPFEQELLRRQQRLNQLEKQPEKEEEHTPEFLKVRENLRRIATPTSEERAL; translated from the exons ATGCACTCGGAGATCCAGAGGGAGCGGGCAGAGATCGGTGGCATGATGGCCCGGCCAGAGTACAGGGAGTGGAACCCTGAGCTCATCAAACCCAAGAAGCTACTGAACCCCGTGAAGGCCTCCCGGAGCCACCAGGAGCTACACCGAGAGCTGCTGGCGAACCACAGGAG GGGCCTCGGCGTGGACAGCAAGCCGGAGCTGCAGCGGGTCCTGGAGCACCGCCGGCGGAACCAGCTTAtcaagaagaagaaggaggagctGGAGGCCAAGCGGCTGCAGTGCCCCTTTGAGCAGGAGCTGCTGAGGCGGCAACAGAGGTTGAACCAG CTGGAGAAACAaccagaaaaggaagaggagCACACCCCTGAGTTTCTTAAAGTCAGGGAAAACCTGCGGAGAATCGCCACGCCGACCAGTGAAGAGCGAGCACTCTAG
- the FAM107A gene encoding actin-associated protein FAM107A isoform X1, translating to MHSEIQRERAEIGGMMARPEYREWNPELIKPKKLLNPVKASRSHQELHRELLANHRRGLGVDSKPELQRVLEHRRRNQLIKKKKEELEAKRLQCPFEQELLRRQQRLNQVGARYPAPARASSQATCCLLAQGRTLHVATAGGREEVKQKEHWTRSLPLSRVFTVHSLCYVALGKWLPLSEPWFSHQPSVLHTDSVSFSQLPSEPDGISFLEAGSLSPDEVNDVN from the exons ATGCACTCGGAGATCCAGAGGGAGCGGGCAGAGATCGGTGGCATGATGGCCCGGCCAGAGTACAGGGAGTGGAACCCTGAGCTCATCAAACCCAAGAAGCTACTGAACCCCGTGAAGGCCTCCCGGAGCCACCAGGAGCTACACCGAGAGCTGCTGGCGAACCACAGGAG GGGCCTCGGCGTGGACAGCAAGCCGGAGCTGCAGCGGGTCCTGGAGCACCGCCGGCGGAACCAGCTTAtcaagaagaagaaggaggagctGGAGGCCAAGCGGCTGCAGTGCCCCTTTGAGCAGGAGCTGCTGAGGCGGCAACAGAGGTTGAACCAGGTGGGTGCTAGGTACCCAGCCCCAGCCCGAGCCTCCTCCCAGGCCACCTGCTGTCTCCTGGCCCAGGGAAGAACTCTGCATGTGGCCACAGCTGGTGGAAGGGAGGAGGTTAAACAAAAAGAGCACTGGACCAGGAGTCTACCGCTGTCCCGAGTGTTCACTGTGCACTCACTCTGCtatgtggctttgggcaagtggCTTCCCCTCTCTgaaccttggttttctcatcagcCCAGTGTTCTGCACACCGATTCTGTTTCATTCTCCCAACTACCCAGCGAGCCAGATGGCATTTCCTTTCTAGAGGCGGGAAGCCTGAGCCCTGATGAGGTGAACGATGTGAACTAG